One window of Quercus robur chromosome 5, dhQueRobu3.1, whole genome shotgun sequence genomic DNA carries:
- the LOC126729179 gene encoding stigma-specific STIG1-like protein 1 → MKLLTLFFLFLAAMAIVAALDLEDYNEDMDMQSQVTVPENQEQEAASLRGVGRFLSQYHQPASMTCNKFPWVCRLKNSPGRDCCNKKCVNVITDRMNCGGCGWKCKYSEICCKGKCVNTSFDKRHCGGCNKKCKKGELCVYGMCNYA, encoded by the coding sequence ATGAAGCTGCtcacacttttctttttattcttagCAGCAATGGCTATTGTTGCAGCTTTGGATTTAGAAGATTATAACGAAGACATGGACATGCAAAGTCAAGTCACAGTGCCTGAAAACCAAGAACAAGAAGCTGCTTCTTTAAGAGGAGTGGGCCGGTTTCTTTCACAGTATCACCAGCCAGCCAGTATGACTTGCAACAAGTTTCCTTGGGTTTGTCGTCTGAAGAATAGCCCGGGGCGGGACTGCTGCAATAAGAAATGTGTTAATGTGATTACCGATCGCATGAACTGTGGTGGCTGTGGATGGAAGTGCAAGTACTCTGAAATTTGTTGCAAGGGAAAATGTGTGAATACTTCCTTTGACAAGAGGCATTGTGGTGGGTGCAATAAGAAGTGCAAGAAGGGAGAGTTATGTGTTTATGGGATGTGCAATTATGCATGA